From the genome of Paraburkholderia aromaticivorans, one region includes:
- a CDS encoding type II secretion system F family protein yields the protein MSSAVLVFAALALLCAAFALLLWQRGAQRKGQVSAQRYIDSRMASPNGGSFGASPMPAGLAAGGMSNGPASGTSGARGAAARAGATQAVIAPQAPPADASWLEHWRYLRARVRFMVRHAMARAAIAHAKAPAALAGTLVSLLCGWAALVGGALAAGVALCACVMFFYFLVTLRVNKRRQQIVRQLPLFLDGIVRLITLGNSVPAAFQAAMQTTEAPLRECLDYVSRMLRTGVEIDRALSQVALIYGVRELELVGAVLRLSVKYGGRADVMLERMASFMRDLEHAERELVAMSAETRLSSWVLAMLPVGIGGFLILSNPRYFASMWFDPTGRQLVYLAFALQLGGAYLLYRLANLRN from the coding sequence ATGTCTAGCGCGGTCCTGGTCTTCGCGGCGCTTGCGCTGCTCTGCGCGGCGTTCGCCTTGCTGCTCTGGCAGCGCGGTGCGCAACGCAAAGGCCAGGTGAGCGCGCAGCGCTATATCGACAGCCGCATGGCGTCCCCTAACGGCGGCTCGTTTGGCGCGTCTCCGATGCCGGCCGGTCTCGCCGCGGGCGGCATGAGCAACGGCCCGGCAAGCGGTACAAGCGGAGCACGCGGCGCCGCCGCGCGCGCGGGGGCCACCCAGGCGGTGATCGCGCCGCAGGCGCCGCCCGCCGATGCGAGCTGGCTCGAGCATTGGCGTTATCTGCGGGCGCGCGTGCGCTTCATGGTGCGGCACGCCATGGCGCGTGCGGCCATTGCCCATGCGAAAGCGCCGGCCGCGCTCGCGGGCACCCTGGTGTCGCTGCTGTGCGGCTGGGCCGCGCTGGTGGGCGGCGCGCTCGCGGCCGGCGTCGCGTTGTGCGCTTGCGTGATGTTCTTCTATTTTCTGGTGACGCTGCGAGTGAACAAACGGCGTCAGCAGATCGTGCGGCAATTGCCGCTGTTTCTCGACGGCATCGTGCGTCTGATCACGCTCGGCAACAGTGTGCCCGCGGCCTTCCAGGCCGCGATGCAAACCACCGAGGCGCCGTTGCGCGAATGCCTCGACTACGTATCGCGGATGCTGCGCACCGGCGTCGAAATCGATCGGGCGCTATCGCAGGTCGCGCTGATCTATGGCGTGCGCGAACTCGAACTGGTCGGCGCCGTGCTGCGTCTGTCGGTCAAGTACGGTGGACGCGCCGACGTGATGCTCGAGCGTATGGCCTCGTTCATGCGCGATCTCGAACACGCCGAGCGCGAACTGGTGGCGATGTCGGCGGAAACGCGGCTGTCGTCGTGGGTGCTGGCGATGTTGCCGGTAGGCATCGGCGGCTTTCTGATCCTCTCCAATCCCAGGTACTTCGCGTCGATGTGGTTCGACCCCACCGGCCGGCAACTGGTCTATCTGGCGTTTGCGCTGCAGCTGGGCGGGGCGTATCTGCTGTACCGCCTCGCGAACCTGAGGAATTGA
- a CDS encoding CpaF family protein, with product MAKDIEFADDAPSFAHSQQFQDIKNAAHEHLLTRIEELGAEFGRWSRNAINQFVDLEMDSFVRLRRIPINESEVRLIAEALTKELAGFGPIEDLLADPAVEDILINGYNDVYVSRHGILTRIQVRFADNAHLLRIVRRILAPIGRRLDESNPMVDARLPNGGRVNVVIEPLSIDGPIVSIRKFRKDPMRPDDLLGNGTYSPEIGALLEAAVAARCNVLVSGGTSSGKTSLLNALAFHIPEPERVVTIEDTAELSLNHPHVVRLESRPGGFDGAGVVTIRDLLRNTLRMRPDRIIVGEVRGGEVLEMLQAMNTGHDGSMGTVHASSPRECLYRLEMLAGFAGFQGTESSLRRQIANAIDFIVQIGRLSNGRRRILSITEVTGLSDNIIATQELYRYEPILSAEGDELDNWVSLGIHPHSPKLARFRQALGGGEAANGFGNAGFGGGFGGGGGGGFGGGFNV from the coding sequence CGCTGGTCGCGTAACGCGATCAACCAGTTCGTCGATCTGGAGATGGACAGCTTCGTCAGGCTGCGCCGCATTCCGATCAACGAGAGCGAGGTGCGCCTGATCGCGGAGGCGCTGACCAAGGAGCTCGCGGGCTTCGGTCCGATCGAAGATCTGCTCGCCGACCCGGCCGTCGAAGACATTCTGATCAACGGCTATAACGACGTGTACGTGTCGCGCCACGGCATTCTGACGCGCATTCAGGTGCGCTTTGCCGACAACGCGCATCTGCTGCGGATCGTGCGGCGCATTCTCGCGCCGATCGGCCGGCGTCTGGACGAATCGAATCCGATGGTCGATGCGCGTTTGCCGAACGGCGGGCGCGTGAACGTGGTGATCGAGCCGCTCTCGATCGACGGGCCGATCGTCTCGATCCGCAAGTTCCGCAAGGATCCGATGCGACCCGACGATCTGCTCGGCAACGGCACCTACAGTCCGGAAATCGGCGCACTGCTCGAAGCTGCGGTGGCGGCGCGCTGCAACGTGCTGGTGTCGGGCGGCACGAGCTCCGGCAAGACGTCGCTGCTCAATGCGCTGGCGTTTCACATTCCCGAGCCGGAGCGGGTCGTGACCATCGAGGACACCGCCGAACTGTCGCTGAACCACCCGCACGTGGTGCGGCTGGAAAGCCGGCCGGGCGGCTTCGACGGCGCGGGCGTCGTGACGATTCGCGACCTGCTGCGCAACACGTTGCGGATGCGGCCGGACCGCATCATCGTCGGCGAAGTGCGCGGCGGCGAAGTGCTCGAAATGCTGCAGGCGATGAACACCGGCCACGACGGCTCGATGGGCACCGTGCACGCCAGTTCGCCGCGCGAATGTCTGTACCGGCTGGAAATGCTGGCGGGCTTCGCGGGCTTTCAGGGCACCGAGTCCAGCCTGCGCCGCCAGATCGCCAATGCAATCGACTTCATCGTGCAGATCGGCCGGCTTTCCAACGGGCGCCGGCGCATTCTGTCGATCACGGAAGTGACGGGGCTGTCGGACAACATCATCGCCACCCAGGAGCTGTATCGCTACGAGCCGATCCTGAGCGCGGAAGGCGACGAGCTCGACAACTGGGTTTCGCTCGGCATCCATCCGCACTCGCCGAAGCTGGCGCGCTTCCGTCAGGCGCTGGGCGGCGGCGAGGCCGCCAATGGGTTCGGCAACGCGGGCTTCGGCGGCGGCTTCGGCGGTGGCGGTGGTGGCGGGTTTGGCGGAGGCTTCAATGTCTAG